The Caballeronia sp. Lep1P3 genome window below encodes:
- a CDS encoding NADH-quinone oxidoreductase subunit M, producing MHSFPILSVAIWLPIVFGLLVLAVGSDRNPAPARWIALIGSVLGLIVTIPLITGFDTSSAALQFVEQSNWIERFNITYHLGVDGISMWFVVLTALITVIVVIAGWEVITERVSQYMAAFLILSGIMIGVFSTADGMLFYVFFEATLIPMYIIIGVWGGPNRVYAAFKFFLYTLAGSLLMLVALLYLYTQTHTFDLATWQAAKIGMTPQILLFIAFFLAFAVKVPMWPVHTWLPDAHVEAPTGGSVVLAAIMLKLGAYGFLRFSLPIAPDASHFLAPVVITLSLIAVIYIGLVALVQADMKKLVAYSSIAHMGFVTLGFFIFSRMGVEGAIIQMISHGFVSGAMFLSIGVLYDRVHSRQIADYGGVVNTMPKFAAFSMLFAMANCGLPGTSGFVGEFMVILAAVKFNFWIGFLATFTLILGAAYTLWMYKRVYFGAVANDHVAKLADINKREFFMLLVLALFTLYMGLHPKPFTDVMHESVANLLSHVAQSKLPLAQ from the coding sequence ATGCACTCTTTTCCGATTCTCAGTGTCGCGATCTGGTTGCCGATCGTCTTCGGCCTCCTGGTCCTGGCTGTAGGTTCCGACCGCAATCCGGCGCCCGCGCGCTGGATCGCGCTGATCGGCTCGGTTCTCGGTCTCATCGTCACGATTCCGCTCATCACCGGTTTCGATACGTCGAGCGCCGCGCTGCAGTTCGTCGAGCAGTCGAACTGGATCGAACGCTTCAACATCACGTATCACCTCGGCGTGGACGGCATCTCGATGTGGTTCGTCGTGCTGACCGCGCTCATCACGGTGATCGTCGTGATTGCCGGATGGGAAGTCATCACCGAGCGCGTGTCGCAATACATGGCCGCGTTCCTGATCCTTTCGGGGATCATGATCGGCGTCTTCTCGACCGCCGACGGCATGCTCTTCTACGTGTTCTTCGAAGCCACGCTCATTCCGATGTACATCATCATCGGCGTGTGGGGCGGCCCGAACCGCGTGTATGCGGCGTTCAAGTTCTTCCTGTACACGCTCGCCGGCTCGCTCCTGATGCTGGTCGCGTTGCTCTACCTGTACACGCAGACGCACACGTTCGATCTGGCCACCTGGCAGGCCGCGAAGATCGGCATGACGCCGCAGATATTGCTCTTCATCGCGTTCTTCCTCGCGTTCGCCGTGAAGGTGCCGATGTGGCCGGTCCACACCTGGCTGCCGGACGCGCACGTCGAAGCGCCTACAGGCGGCTCGGTCGTGCTGGCGGCGATCATGCTGAAGCTCGGCGCATACGGCTTCCTGCGCTTCTCGCTGCCGATCGCACCGGACGCGAGCCATTTCCTCGCGCCCGTCGTCATCACGCTGTCGCTGATCGCGGTCATCTACATCGGTCTCGTCGCGCTGGTGCAGGCGGACATGAAGAAGCTCGTCGCGTATTCGTCGATTGCGCACATGGGCTTCGTCACGCTCGGCTTCTTCATCTTCAGCCGGATGGGCGTGGAAGGCGCGATCATTCAGATGATTTCGCACGGCTTCGTCTCGGGCGCGATGTTCCTGTCCATCGGCGTGCTGTACGACCGCGTCCACTCGCGCCAGATCGCGGATTACGGCGGCGTCGTCAACACGATGCCGAAGTTCGCCGCGTTCTCGATGCTCTTCGCGATGGCGAACTGCGGTCTGCCGGGCACCTCGGGTTTCGTCGGCGAGTTCATGGTGATTCTGGCTGCCGTGAAGTTCAACTTCTGGATCGGCTTCCTCGCCACGTTCACGCTGATTCTCGGCGCGGCGTACACGCTGTGGATGTACAAGCGGGTGTATTTCGGCGCGGTCGCGAACGACCATGTCGCGAAGCTCGCGGACATCAACAAGCGTGAGTTCTTCATGCTCCTCGTGCTCGCGCTCTTCACGCTGTACATGGGCCTGCATCCGAAGCCCTTCACCGACGTGATGCACGAGTCGGTGGCAAACCTGCTCTCCCACGTCGCGCAGTCCAAGCT